The following are encoded together in the Budorcas taxicolor isolate Tak-1 chromosome 4, Takin1.1, whole genome shotgun sequence genome:
- the MEST gene encoding mesoderm-specific transcript homolog protein, with protein MVRRDRLRRMREWWVQVGLLAVPLLAAYLHIPPPQLSPALHSWKSSGKFFTYKGLRIFYQDSVGVVGSPEIVVLLHGFPTSSYDWYKIWEGLTLRFHRVIALDFLGFGFSDKPRPHHYSIFEQASIVEALLRHLGLQSRRINLLSHDYGDTVAQELLYRFKQNRSGRLTIKSLCLSNGGIFPETHRPLLLQKLLKDGGMLSPILTRLMNFFVFSRGLTPVFGPYTRPSESELWDMWAGIRNNDGNLVIDSLLQYINQRKKFRRRWVGALASVSIPIHFIYGPLDPVNPYPEFLELYRKTLPRSTVSILDDHISHYPQLEDPMGFLNAYMGFINSF; from the exons ATGGTGCGCCGAGATCGTCTCCGCAG GATGCGGGAGTGGTGGGTCCAGGTGGGGCTGTTGGCAGTGCCCCTGCTTGCGGCCTATCTGCACATCCCGCCCCCGCAGCTTTCCCCTGCTCTTCACTCATGGAAGTCGTCAGGCAAATTTTTCACCTACAAGGGACTGCGCATCTTCTACCAAG acTCTGTGGGTGTGGTTGGAAGTCCGGAGATAGTCGTGCTGTTACATGGCTTTCCAACATCCAGCTATGATTGGTACAAG ATTTGGGAAGGTCTGACCCTGAGGTTTCATCGAGTGATTGCCCTTGATTTCCTAGGCTTTGGCTTCAGTGACAAACCG AGGCCGCATCACTATTCCATATTTGAGCAGGCCAGCATCGTGGAGGCACTTCTGCGACATCTGGGGCTCCAGAGCCGCAGGATCAACCTGTTGTCTCACGACTACGGGGACACCGTGGCTCAGGAGCTGCTCTACAG ATTCAAGCAGAATCGATCTGGTCGGCTTACAATCAAGAGTCTGTGTCTGTCAAATGGAG GTATATTTCCTGAGACTCACCGTCCCCTCCTTCTACAAAAG CTTCTCAAAGATGGAGGCATGCTGTCACCTATCCTCACACGGCTGATGAACTTCTTCGTATTCTCTCGAGG TCTCACCCCCGTCTTTGGGCCATACACCCGACCTTCTGAGAGTGAGCTGTGGGACATGTGGGCAGGGATACGCAACAATGATGGGAACTTGGTTATTGACAG TCTATTGCAGTACATCAATCAGAGGAAGAAGTTTAGAAGACGCTGGGTGGGAGCCCTTGCCTCTGTATCTATTCCCA TTCATTTTATCTATGGGCCATTGGATCCGGTGAACCCCTATCCCGAGTTTTTGGAGCTGTACAG GAAAACGCTGCCGCGGTCCACAGTGTCGATTCTGGATGACCACATTAGCCACTATCCACAGCTAGAGGATCCCATGGGCTTCTTGAATGCATATATGGGCTTCATCAACTCCTTCTGA